A portion of the Thermodesulfobacteriota bacterium genome contains these proteins:
- a CDS encoding NHL repeat-containing protein — protein MRTFPIRMLPLAAVLLLGLAASSQAGTLAGDYPRLASIRTGKITAMALDGAEQLCLLEAGGSRLLVTSRQGRVQASLAGLADPISLAADRQGRWYVGSAETGSVEVLGPTLRQPFALGQGAGEFGRPSAIAVSRAGTVYVADSKEQQIKVFDPAGRRLFAFGSPGSGNGSFHFPTALAIDEAAGEVVVTDLPIITSPRGPHEGARVQFFTLDGGYRRSFGTYGTGAGLLMKPLGVAVDAAGRVLVSDAQQGVVQVFDRQGAFIGTLYDPEHPLRTPLAVAVGPASGQLFVASLNSGTVEVYGPSPEPIVHVLASAGGRVTPSGDIPVPFGQDLSLTLAPDPGHHVTQLLVDGSDAGARTAYTLAAVTADHTVEARFGRDSFAIAASAAAGGRIAPAGQVPALFGDSPVFAITADPGFEIADLLVDGISVGATGTYTFTRVTASHTIRALFRPVAVTRTFEVAVAVAGAGVVEASGIRCPGDCTETCAGGTELVLVAAAAPEQVFAGWGGDCAGTGLECRLTADSPKTVTARFVPAADLDTFEAEGPSSLPWLTGGDSPWTRQAVASHSGTMAMAAPTLAPGQMSFLEVPLATTTAGEVTFWSRIVAEPGMSALRFLVDNVELGRWSAGQDWTDAGFNIPAGRHVFRWEYLQAEGQGFDGLWLDDVIFPAHLPPAWPLPDLKVNHGDGPLLLGAGGQALVSVAVAAGPQAGSPSTGYLALKGGKRLFFLDGATGLWQLRPAALAAAPLAEDSFTHTRVADLGGLPAGLYTLYYVTDVAPPGAASHLIAADQAVIQVRRR, from the coding sequence ATGAGAACCTTCCCCATCCGCATGCTCCCCCTGGCCGCTGTCCTGCTTCTGGGCTTGGCGGCATCGTCCCAGGCCGGCACCCTGGCCGGCGACTATCCTCGCCTGGCCTCGATCCGTACCGGCAAGATCACGGCCATGGCCCTGGACGGCGCGGAGCAGCTCTGCCTGCTGGAGGCGGGGGGAAGCCGTCTTCTGGTCACAAGCCGGCAGGGCCGGGTGCAGGCCAGCCTGGCCGGACTGGCCGACCCGATCAGCCTGGCGGCCGACCGCCAGGGCCGCTGGTACGTAGGCAGCGCCGAGACCGGCTCGGTGGAGGTGCTCGGCCCCACCCTGCGGCAACCCTTTGCCCTGGGTCAAGGCGCCGGGGAATTCGGGCGGCCGAGCGCCATTGCCGTGAGCCGGGCCGGCACCGTGTACGTGGCCGACAGCAAGGAGCAGCAGATCAAGGTCTTCGACCCCGCCGGCCGGCGGCTGTTCGCCTTCGGCTCCCCGGGCAGCGGCAACGGCTCCTTCCACTTCCCCACAGCCCTGGCCATCGACGAGGCAGCCGGCGAGGTGGTGGTGACCGACCTGCCCATCATCACCTCGCCCCGGGGCCCCCACGAGGGCGCCCGGGTGCAGTTCTTCACCCTGGACGGCGGCTATCGGCGCAGCTTCGGCACTTACGGCACCGGCGCCGGCCTGCTCATGAAGCCCCTGGGCGTGGCGGTGGATGCCGCCGGCCGGGTGCTGGTCAGCGATGCCCAGCAGGGGGTGGTGCAGGTGTTCGACCGTCAAGGCGCCTTCATCGGCACCCTGTACGACCCCGAGCATCCCTTGCGCACCCCCCTGGCAGTGGCGGTTGGCCCGGCCAGCGGCCAGCTCTTCGTCGCCTCCCTGAACAGCGGCACCGTGGAGGTCTACGGCCCGTCGCCGGAGCCGATCGTCCATGTCCTGGCCTCGGCCGGCGGCCGTGTCACCCCCTCCGGCGACATCCCGGTGCCCTTCGGCCAGGATCTCTCCCTGACCCTGGCCCCGGACCCGGGCCATCACGTGACCCAGCTGCTGGTGGACGGGAGCGACGCCGGCGCCCGGACCGCCTACACCCTGGCTGCGGTCACCGCGGACCATACCGTCGAGGCGCGCTTCGGCCGGGACAGCTTTGCCATCGCGGCTTCAGCCGCGGCGGGCGGCCGGATCGCGCCGGCGGGGCAGGTGCCGGCGCTTTTTGGCGACAGCCCCGTCTTTGCCATCACCGCCGATCCGGGCTTCGAGATCGCCGACCTCCTGGTGGATGGCATCTCGGTGGGTGCCACCGGCACCTATACCTTCACCCGGGTGACGGCCAGCCATACCATCCGCGCCCTGTTCCGGCCGGTGGCAGTGACCCGGACCTTCGAGGTGGCGGTGGCGGTGGCCGGCGCCGGCGTCGTCGAGGCCAGCGGCATCCGCTGCCCGGGCGACTGCACCGAGACCTGTGCCGGCGGCACCGAGCTGGTGCTGGTGGCCGCTGCCGCGCCGGAGCAGGTGTTTGCCGGCTGGGGGGGGGATTGCGCCGGCACCGGCCTGGAATGCCGCCTCACGGCGGACAGCCCCAAGACCGTCACCGCCCGCTTCGTGCCGGCCGCCGACCTGGACACCTTCGAGGCCGAGGGCCCGTCCAGCCTGCCGTGGCTTACCGGCGGCGACAGCCCCTGGACGCGGCAGGCCGTGGCGAGCCATTCCGGCACCATGGCCATGGCGGCCCCGACCCTGGCTCCGGGCCAGATGAGCTTCCTCGAGGTGCCACTTGCGACCACGACGGCCGGCGAGGTGACCTTCTGGTCCAGGATCGTGGCCGAGCCAGGGATGAGCGCCCTGCGCTTCCTGGTGGACAACGTCGAGCTGGGCCGCTGGTCCGCCGGCCAGGATTGGACCGACGCCGGCTTCAACATCCCCGCCGGCAGGCACGTCTTCCGCTGGGAGTATCTGCAGGCAGAAGGCCAGGGCTTCGACGGCCTGTGGCTGGACGATGTCATCTTCCCGGCCCACCTGCCGCCGGCGTGGCCGCTCCCCGACCTCAAGGTCAACCATGGCGATGGCCCTCTGCTCCTGGGGGCGGGCGGCCAAGCCCTGGTGAGCGTGGCGGTGGCGGCAGGCCCGCAGGCCGGCAGCCCCAGCACCGGGTACCTGGCCCTCAAGGGTGGCAAGAGGCTGTTCTTCCTCGATGGCGCCACCGGCCTCTGGCAACTGCGACCCGCAGCGCTGGCGGCAGCGCCTCTGGCCGAAGACAGCTTCACCCACACCCGGGTGGCAGACCTGGGCGGCTTGCCCGCCGGGCTCTACACCCTCTATTACGTCACCGATGTGGCGCCGCCCGGGGCGGCGAGCCACCTGATCGCCGCCGATCAGGCAGTGATCCAGGTACGCCGGCGCTGA